The following are encoded in a window of Impatiens glandulifera chromosome 5, dImpGla2.1, whole genome shotgun sequence genomic DNA:
- the LOC124939642 gene encoding dehydration-responsive element-binding protein 2C-like, with protein sequence MASVEGEEHEKQTSPEKIKVSLPPVWKKASWTSRSRKGCMKGKGGPDNANCLYRGVRQRTWGKWVAEIREPNRGARLWLGTFKTSVEAAVAYDGAALKLYGMSAKLNLPEMDVISQVQQPPVPPVVVEEEKRSVNDDVWSSFSEEWPEMMTGGGLYWKEDVGMSAVGEINKDDKNTTGNDQFVDLDLQIPWEF encoded by the coding sequence ATGGCTTCAGTTGAAGGCGAAGAACATGAAAAACAAACTTCCCCAGAGAAGATAAAAGTTTCATTGCCGCCGGTCTGGAAGAAGGCCTCCTGGACCAGCCGATCAAGAAAAGGTTGTATGAAGGGAAAAGGCGGACCGGACAACGCAAACTGCCTCTACAGAGGTGTGAGACAGAGGACATGGGGGAAATGGGTTGCTGAGATTCGTGAACCAAATCGTGGGGCTCGTCTTTGGCTAGGTACTTTCAAAACCTCTGTCGAGGCCGCCGTCGCATACGACGGTGCTGCTTTGAAGCTTTATGGTATGTCAGCTAAACTTAACTTGCCTGAGATGGATGTCATCTCTCAAGTTCAGCAGCCACCGGTTCCTccggtggtggtggaggaggagaaaagGTCGGTTAATGATGATGTCTGGTCATCTTTTTCTGAGGAGTGGCCGGAGATGATGACAGGAGGCGGTTTGTATTGGAAGGAAGATGTTGGGATGTCGGCTGTTGGAGAGATTAATAAGGATGATAAGAATACAACAGGAAATGATCAGTTTGTTGATTTGGATTTGCAGATTCCTTGGGAATTCTAA
- the LOC124938595 gene encoding flavin mononucleotide hydrolase 1, chloroplatic, whose amino-acid sequence MSVLKPVIPITLASPKSYRVTSSLRMALNSNTELSAQMKSSSDSRIDRDRNRKLPVLLFDIMDTVVRDPFYQDVPAFFGMTLKELIDCKHPNVWNEFERGLITEMELADNFFKDGRSFDLQGLKDCMRRGFYYLEGVEELLRDLKENGFEMHAFTNYPIWYEMIEEELKVSSYLSWSFCSCHTGKRKPESDFYLEALRHLEVDPSSCVFVDDRKKNVEGAEGVGIVGLHFKNADLLRKDLQLLGVNI is encoded by the exons ATGTCGGTTCTGAAACCCGTCATTCCCATTACTTTAGCTTCTCCGAAGTCGTACAGGGTAACATCATCTCTAAGAATGGCTCTGAACTCCAATACAGAACTCTCAGCCCAGATGAAATCTTCATCGGATAGTAGAATTGACAGAGATCGCAACAGGAAGCTACCCGTGTTACTTTTTGACATCATGGACACGGTCGTCCGTGACCCTTTTTACCAAGATGTCCCAGCCTTCTTTGG GATGACTTTGAAGGAACTAATTGATTGTAAGCATCCAAATGTATGGAATGAATTTGAGAGGGGATTGATTACTGAG ATGGAGTTGGCTGACAATTTTTTCAAAGATGGGAGATCTTTTGATTTACAAG GGCTGAAAGATTGTATGAGAAGAGGTTTCTACTATCTTGAAGGTGTTGAAGAGTTGCTTCGTGATTTAAAAGAGAATGGATTTGAAATGCATGCTTTCACGAATTATCCAATCTg GTATGAAATGATTGAGGAAGAGTTAAAGGTGTCAAGTTATCTATCATGGTCTTTTTGTTCATGTCATACAG GTAAAAGGAAGCCTGAGTCTGATTTCTACTTGGAGGCTTTAAGGCACCTTGAGGTTGACCCATCTAGTTGTGTTTTTGTTGATGACAG AAAGAAGAATGTTGAAGGTGCTGAAGGTGTTGGTATAGTTGGTTTACACTTCAAGAATGCTGATTTATTGAGAAAGGACCTGCAACTTCTTGGTGTTAACATTTGA